A window of Fluoribacter dumoffii NY 23 contains these coding sequences:
- the rplA gene encoding 50S ribosomal protein L1 gives MAKVSKKQKKILETIKTNHLYSASEAINLLKQFASTKFRESLDISVNLGVDPRKSDQVVRSSTNLPKGTGKVVRVAVFAQGENATKAKDAGADIVGFEDLADKIKGGAMDFDVVIATPDAMRIVGQLGQVLGPRGLMPNPKVGTVTTNVEAAVKDAKSGQVRYRTDKNGIIHCTVGKVDFTVEDIIENIVALINDLKKAKPTSSKGQYLKKISLSTTMGPGIAIDISSIPV, from the coding sequence ATGGCTAAAGTATCTAAAAAACAAAAAAAGATTTTAGAGACAATTAAAACAAATCATTTATACAGTGCTAGTGAAGCAATAAACCTTTTAAAACAATTTGCTTCAACTAAATTTCGTGAAAGCTTGGACATCAGTGTTAATTTAGGGGTCGATCCTCGTAAATCAGACCAAGTAGTTCGTTCATCAACCAACTTACCTAAAGGTACTGGAAAAGTAGTCCGTGTTGCGGTGTTTGCCCAAGGTGAAAACGCTACTAAGGCTAAAGATGCTGGTGCAGATATTGTCGGCTTTGAAGATTTGGCTGATAAAATCAAAGGTGGTGCAATGGATTTCGATGTGGTTATTGCTACACCCGACGCTATGCGTATTGTTGGTCAGTTAGGTCAGGTCTTAGGCCCCAGAGGTTTAATGCCAAACCCTAAAGTTGGAACAGTTACTACGAATGTCGAAGCCGCAGTTAAAGATGCTAAGTCAGGTCAAGTACGCTATAGAACTGACAAGAATGGTATTATTCATTGCACAGTAGGCAAGGTCGATTTTACTGTTGAAGACATAATTGAAAATATTGTTGCATTAATTAATGACCTGAAAAAGGCCAAGCCAACTTCATCTAAAGGTCAATATTTAAAGAAAATTTCTTTGTCTACAACAATGGGACCTGGTATAGCTATTGATATTTCATCAATACCTGTGTAA
- the rplK gene encoding 50S ribosomal protein L11: MAKKVEAYIKLQIPAGKANPSPPVGPALGQRGVNIMEFCKAFNAATQQMEQGLPTPVVITVYSDRSFTFITKTPPASVLLKKAAGIQSGSGTPNTKKVAKLNVKQLEEIAKIKEPDLTAASLAAAVRSIAGTARSMGIDVEGLE; the protein is encoded by the coding sequence ATGGCAAAAAAAGTAGAAGCATATATTAAGTTACAGATTCCAGCCGGTAAAGCAAACCCAAGCCCACCAGTCGGTCCCGCTTTAGGTCAACGTGGTGTTAACATTATGGAATTCTGTAAAGCGTTTAACGCCGCTACCCAGCAAATGGAGCAAGGGTTACCTACTCCAGTTGTAATCACTGTATACAGTGATCGTAGCTTCACCTTCATTACTAAAACACCTCCGGCATCAGTTCTTCTGAAAAAAGCCGCGGGAATTCAAAGCGGAAGTGGAACACCGAACACTAAAAAAGTGGCAAAACTTAACGTCAAACAACTTGAAGAAATCGCGAAGATTAAAGAGCCTGATTTAACTGCAGCAAGCTTAGCAGCAGCAGTCAGAAGTATTGCAGGTACTGCGCGCAGTATGGGTATTGACGTTGAAGGTTTAGAATAA
- the nusG gene encoding transcription termination/antitermination protein NusG has product MEENNSVEEHKSKQWYVVHAYSGYENFVMREIKSRAQHHNLQDKIGEVVVPSEEVVEMRSGQKRKSTRKFFPGYVLVNMVMDDQTWHMIRAIPRVLGFIGGTSQTPTPITDKEARAIMQRVEDGVTKPRPKILFEPGEVVRVKEGPFVDFNGVVEEVNYEKNRLRVAVLIFGRSTPVELEFSQVEKT; this is encoded by the coding sequence GTGGAAGAAAACAATTCGGTAGAAGAACACAAATCGAAGCAATGGTACGTTGTACATGCGTATTCAGGTTATGAAAATTTCGTCATGCGCGAAATTAAGTCACGAGCGCAACACCATAATTTACAGGATAAAATAGGTGAGGTTGTCGTACCCTCAGAAGAAGTTGTTGAAATGCGTTCAGGTCAAAAACGCAAAAGTACTCGTAAGTTTTTCCCTGGCTATGTTTTAGTAAACATGGTTATGGATGATCAAACATGGCACATGATCAGAGCGATACCCAGAGTTCTAGGATTTATTGGTGGGACCAGCCAGACCCCTACTCCCATTACCGATAAAGAAGCTCGTGCAATTATGCAACGTGTCGAAGATGGTGTTACCAAACCAAGACCAAAAATTCTCTTTGAACCGGGAGAAGTGGTTCGAGTCAAGGAAGGTCCTTTTGTTGACTTTAACGGAGTAGTTGAAGAAGTCAATTATGAGAAAAACAGATTAAGAGTAGCAGTGTTAATTTTTGGACGCTCTACTCCAGTGGAACTGGAGTTTAGTCAAGTTGAGAAAACCTAG
- the secE gene encoding preprotein translocase subunit SecE — protein sequence MKSSNENQSNTKDVLSWTSVVLITAVAFFCTYYYTFSAPIQSIIWLVWLLLTLFFSYMTSAGKHVYKFAQESKVELLKVVWPTRQETIQTTTIVIVMVAVTGFILWGVDSVMMWAIAKITHLG from the coding sequence ATGAAAAGTTCGAACGAAAATCAAAGTAATACAAAAGATGTATTATCATGGACCTCTGTAGTTCTAATAACTGCAGTGGCATTTTTTTGCACATATTACTATACTTTTTCAGCTCCCATTCAGTCAATTATATGGCTTGTATGGTTATTGTTGACTTTATTTTTTTCCTATATGACCTCCGCAGGCAAACACGTATATAAATTTGCTCAAGAGTCAAAAGTTGAACTGTTAAAAGTCGTTTGGCCAACTCGCCAAGAAACGATACAAACAACAACAATTGTAATCGTTATGGTTGCAGTAACCGGATTTATACTCTGGGGAGTCGATTCAGTGATGATGTGGGCAATTGCTAAAATTACGCATTTAGGGTGA
- the tuf gene encoding elongation factor Tu has protein sequence MAKEKFERKKPHVNVGTIGHVDHGKTTLTAAITTIMAKKFGGTAKAYDQIDAAPEERERGITISTAHVEYESANRHYAHVDCPGHADYVKNMITGAAQMDGAILVVSAADGPMPQTREHILLSRQVGVPYIVVFMNKADMVDDPELLELVEMEVRDLLSSYDFPGDDIPIVVGSALKALEGDESDIGVKAIEKLVETMDSYIPEPVRNIDKPFLLPIEDVFSISGRGTVVTGRVESGIVKVGEEIEIVGIRDTQKTTCTGVEMFRKLLDEGRAGDNVGILLRGTKRDEVERGQVLAKPGTIKPHTKFEAEVYVLSKEEGGRHTPFFNGYRPQFYFRTTDVTGTCDLPSGVEMVMPGDNVQLTI, from the coding sequence AATGGCGAAGGAAAAATTTGAACGTAAAAAGCCACACGTTAATGTGGGTACGATCGGTCACGTAGACCACGGTAAAACGACATTAACAGCGGCTATTACCACAATTATGGCGAAGAAGTTTGGCGGCACAGCGAAAGCATATGATCAAATTGATGCTGCGCCAGAAGAGCGTGAACGTGGTATTACAATTTCTACAGCACACGTAGAATACGAATCAGCAAACAGACATTATGCACACGTAGATTGCCCAGGACATGCTGACTATGTTAAGAACATGATTACTGGAGCGGCGCAAATGGACGGAGCGATACTGGTAGTATCAGCAGCTGATGGTCCGATGCCACAAACCAGAGAACACATTCTGTTATCTCGTCAGGTTGGTGTACCTTATATTGTTGTGTTCATGAACAAAGCAGATATGGTAGATGATCCTGAATTGCTGGAACTAGTAGAGATGGAAGTACGTGACTTATTAAGCAGTTACGATTTCCCTGGGGATGATATTCCTATTGTGGTTGGTTCAGCATTGAAAGCGCTGGAAGGCGATGAGAGTGACATAGGTGTTAAAGCGATTGAAAAATTAGTTGAAACTATGGACTCTTATATTCCTGAGCCTGTACGAAACATTGATAAGCCCTTCTTGTTACCAATTGAAGACGTATTCTCAATTTCTGGACGTGGAACGGTAGTAACAGGTCGTGTAGAGAGCGGTATCGTCAAAGTGGGTGAAGAGATTGAGATTGTTGGAATCCGCGACACTCAAAAAACCACGTGCACAGGCGTTGAAATGTTCCGTAAGTTACTGGACGAGGGACGCGCTGGAGATAACGTTGGTATATTGCTTCGTGGAACAAAACGTGACGAAGTTGAGCGTGGCCAGGTATTGGCTAAGCCAGGCACAATTAAGCCACATACAAAATTCGAAGCAGAAGTATACGTATTATCAAAAGAAGAAGGTGGTCGACATACTCCATTCTTTAATGGATATAGACCACAGTTTTATTTCAGAACGACAGACGTAACAGGAACCTGTGATCTGCCTTCTGGAGTAGAAATGGTAATGCCTGGTGATAACGTACAATTAACTATT
- a CDS encoding DUF190 domain-containing protein, whose amino-acid sequence MNHVKVSIYINEADKWQHRPLHLELLSMLDKNEIAGGTVLRAIAGFTMKSPVVCTSLVDVGSNLPLVVQFIDSVEKVDAVLP is encoded by the coding sequence ATGAATCACGTAAAAGTTTCCATCTATATTAATGAAGCCGATAAATGGCAGCATCGCCCCTTGCACCTCGAGCTCTTGAGTATGCTTGATAAAAATGAAATTGCAGGTGGGACTGTGTTGCGTGCCATTGCTGGGTTTACGATGAAAAGCCCGGTTGTCTGTACATCCTTGGTAGATGTTGGCAGCAATCTTCCATTAGTGGTGCAATTTATCGACTCAGTGGAAAAAGTGGATGCGGTGTTGCCTA
- the crcB gene encoding fluoride efflux transporter CrcB, with the protein MNDFFWISCGAVIGANLRYLVNRFSVKYLSADIPYGTFIVNLTGSFILGFFLAWTLERVEVDPRWRSFAAVGFCGAFTTFSSFSYETYMLMEQSDYALAALNFICNNLFSLLAVVAGIALARAI; encoded by the coding sequence TTGAATGATTTTTTCTGGATTTCCTGTGGGGCAGTTATTGGCGCGAATTTGCGTTATCTGGTGAACCGTTTTTCCGTCAAATATTTATCCGCGGATATTCCTTATGGCACCTTCATTGTTAATCTTACCGGAAGCTTTATCCTGGGATTTTTTCTTGCCTGGACCTTGGAGCGGGTAGAGGTGGATCCCCGCTGGCGTTCCTTTGCGGCAGTTGGTTTCTGTGGTGCGTTTACAACTTTTTCCAGCTTCAGTTATGAAACCTATATGCTCATGGAGCAAAGCGATTATGCACTTGCCGCACTAAATTTTATTTGCAATAATCTTTTTTCATTACTGGCAGTTGTTGCGGGCATAGCGCTCGCTCGGGCAATCTGA
- a CDS encoding ChbG/HpnK family deacetylase, with protein MIDSKTVELCADDFGLHSGVSKGILTLAHKGRLSAVSCMVNMSGFKPYAQELSALRKQIKIGLHFNLTEGYLVSQPEKLCFSLHELLIKTHMRSLKTSLIAKEFLAQLEQFTTIMGQPPDFIDGHQHVHQFPGVRQVILNLYAQKLKSYGTSIRSTWPSINVSQSQFKAKVLAFTGGKALLKHLIRSGIPHNRYFSGVYDFAPDANYRKLFREWLRSTKDNTLIMCHPAAQTEDADPIARARLNEFNYFASDEFLKDCEEFHVELARPEYSL; from the coding sequence GTGATTGACTCAAAAACCGTGGAATTATGTGCAGATGATTTTGGTTTGCATTCAGGAGTGTCGAAAGGGATATTAACCTTGGCGCATAAAGGACGTTTGTCGGCGGTAAGCTGTATGGTGAATATGTCGGGTTTTAAGCCCTATGCGCAAGAACTAAGTGCTTTAAGAAAACAAATCAAGATAGGCTTGCATTTTAATTTAACTGAAGGTTATTTAGTTTCTCAACCCGAAAAACTGTGTTTTTCCCTCCATGAGTTGTTAATCAAGACCCATATGCGCTCACTAAAAACATCGCTAATTGCCAAAGAATTTTTGGCGCAATTGGAGCAATTTACCACGATTATGGGGCAACCGCCTGATTTCATTGATGGCCACCAGCATGTCCACCAGTTTCCTGGGGTACGACAGGTTATTTTAAATCTCTATGCGCAAAAACTGAAAAGTTATGGGACCTCCATTCGTTCCACATGGCCTTCGATTAATGTATCCCAGAGCCAATTTAAAGCAAAAGTATTGGCCTTCACCGGGGGTAAGGCCTTACTGAAGCATCTTATCCGCTCAGGTATTCCCCATAACCGTTACTTTTCAGGCGTTTATGATTTTGCACCTGATGCAAATTATAGGAAATTATTCAGGGAATGGCTGCGTTCAACTAAAGACAATACCCTGATTATGTGCCATCCAGCAGCGCAGACGGAGGATGCAGATCCGATTGCCAGGGCCCGGTTAAACGAGTTTAATTATTTTGCAAGTGATGAATTTTTAAAGGATTGTGAAGAATTTCATGTTGAGTTAGCTCGGCCTGAATACTCATTATAA
- a CDS encoding O-acetylserine/cysteine exporter has translation MPVTHLLLALLVVLIWGINFLFVSFGLEEISPLLLCALRFLFASVPAVFFVRIPQTSFKIVVLYGFIMFALQFAFLFIGMAIGMPPGMASLLMQTQVFFSMFFAVIFLGEQPNLGQIIGALVAFTGIGLVAMHFDSDISLPGFIFILAAAATWGFGNLITKKIKGSNTNMMALIVWGSFVACIPMFLLSLLFEGSANWVYTYEHISWRGAISLFYIVFASTWVGYGVWNWLIARYPVGVVAPFTLLVPIVAMVSSVIVLGEPFQRWKLAAGLLVIGGLCINVLGARLFPVKTQSQAA, from the coding sequence ATGCCTGTTACACATCTTTTACTCGCTCTTTTAGTTGTGTTGATTTGGGGCATAAATTTTCTTTTCGTGTCCTTTGGACTGGAAGAAATTTCGCCTCTGTTACTCTGCGCCCTGCGTTTTTTATTTGCTAGTGTACCGGCTGTATTTTTTGTGCGAATCCCCCAAACCTCGTTCAAAATCGTCGTGTTATATGGGTTTATCATGTTTGCCTTGCAGTTTGCATTTCTATTTATCGGAATGGCTATTGGAATGCCCCCGGGAATGGCCTCTTTACTCATGCAAACGCAAGTATTTTTCAGTATGTTTTTTGCGGTTATATTTTTGGGCGAACAGCCTAATCTGGGGCAGATTATTGGCGCGCTTGTCGCTTTTACCGGGATTGGATTGGTTGCGATGCATTTTGACAGTGACATCTCATTACCGGGTTTTATCTTTATTCTTGCGGCGGCTGCAACATGGGGGTTTGGAAATCTGATTACCAAGAAAATTAAAGGCAGCAACACCAACATGATGGCACTTATTGTCTGGGGGAGTTTTGTGGCCTGCATTCCCATGTTCCTTCTTTCCTTACTCTTTGAAGGCTCTGCAAATTGGGTTTATACCTATGAACATATAAGTTGGCGGGGAGCCATATCCCTGTTTTACATTGTTTTTGCTTCGACCTGGGTAGGCTATGGGGTGTGGAATTGGCTTATTGCCCGTTATCCTGTAGGCGTGGTTGCCCCGTTTACTTTATTGGTTCCTATTGTGGCAATGGTGAGTTCCGTTATCGTTTTGGGGGAACCTTTCCAACGCTGGAAGCTTGCTGCAGGACTGTTGGTCATTGGTGGCTTGTGTATCAATGTATTGGGAGCGCGTTTGTTCCCTGTAAAAACGCAATCCCAAGCAGCTTAA
- the rdgB gene encoding RdgB/HAM1 family non-canonical purine NTP pyrophosphatase: MKEIILATSNPGKIKELSELLAPIKCIPQTDLGITDALENGLSFIENALIKARHASLHTGKPALADDSGLVVPALHGEPGIYSARYAGKEATDAGNIQLLLKKMEHIPIHQRNAWFYCAIALVEHAKDPVPIIATGICKGIIHPHPVGEGGFGYDPIFYLPDFQCTVAQLPAKIKNNISHRAQALKQLRVLVKNDDGH, encoded by the coding sequence ATGAAAGAAATTATTCTTGCTACCAGCAATCCTGGTAAAATTAAAGAATTAAGTGAGCTGCTCGCGCCCATAAAATGTATTCCGCAAACTGATTTGGGCATTACAGATGCCTTGGAAAACGGATTAAGTTTTATAGAAAATGCACTAATCAAAGCGCGCCATGCCAGTTTGCATACAGGCAAACCTGCTTTAGCCGATGATTCCGGATTAGTCGTACCTGCCTTACATGGCGAACCAGGTATCTATTCAGCACGATATGCTGGCAAGGAGGCAACTGATGCAGGGAATATTCAATTATTATTGAAAAAAATGGAGCATATCCCAATACACCAACGAAATGCATGGTTTTATTGTGCTATTGCCCTGGTAGAGCATGCAAAAGATCCTGTTCCAATTATTGCAACAGGAATATGTAAAGGAATAATCCACCCACATCCAGTGGGTGAAGGTGGTTTTGGCTACGACCCGATATTCTATCTTCCTGATTTTCAATGCACGGTAGCGCAATTACCTGCTAAAATTAAAAATAATATCAGTCACCGTGCACAGGCATTAAAGCAATTGCGCGTTTTAGTTAAGAATGATGATGGACATTGA
- a CDS encoding tetratricopeptide repeat protein, with protein MMMDIDSLFAQAYKFQYEGHLPQAIRLYEQILLQEPKHLNTLHFLGLTYAQLGDMDNAILYLLQALSLSPENASLLNNLANAYKKLHNFDKAIEYYQQAIKIKPDYAQALNNLATVYASQNNYAQALLHYTRAVHAEPDFSTAHFNLGLLLLQNNQLEAAKTQFNNVVSLNPFHTEALFYLGVLHLEKNALGEAEKAFQNVLEQDSRQIEALSNLGVIALKRHQNQLAIDYFSKALALDNENIEARNNLAATFMHHDRFENALMHYDVLLQKEPDNIEYLYNSGVAQMALGHLNEATILFDHILEIEHEHASSLNNLAAIYLKLDQKSKAREYLERALAINPDDTISAHMLHAITGNEHASTTPEYAQNLFNNYALYYDHHMKSTLNYTIPQHIARVIHQMELPNNAHTLDLGCGTGLTGIVLRELSKHLTGVDISAKMLAQAKAKDIYDNLVEAELNQFLQQNKATYDLVVAADVLPYFGELDDLFHTIRHHVKSKGYFIFTAEISLENPWSLETSARFSHHPDYIKKLAEQNQFQLIKQEKIPARIQENRVLEVMLYILAV; from the coding sequence ATGATGATGGACATTGACTCACTTTTTGCGCAAGCATATAAATTCCAATATGAAGGTCACTTGCCACAAGCCATTCGTCTTTATGAGCAAATATTGTTACAAGAGCCCAAGCATCTAAATACATTGCATTTTTTAGGGCTCACTTATGCTCAGTTAGGCGATATGGACAATGCAATTCTTTATTTGTTGCAAGCGCTTTCCTTAAGCCCTGAAAATGCCAGCTTGCTTAATAATCTGGCAAATGCTTACAAAAAATTACATAACTTTGATAAAGCCATTGAGTATTATCAGCAAGCAATTAAAATCAAACCGGATTATGCCCAGGCCCTTAACAATTTGGCTACCGTTTATGCATCGCAAAATAATTATGCCCAAGCCCTGCTCCATTATACCCGGGCGGTGCATGCCGAACCTGATTTCAGTACAGCCCATTTTAATTTAGGGTTGTTACTGTTACAAAACAATCAATTAGAAGCCGCCAAAACGCAATTTAACAATGTGGTCTCCCTAAATCCATTTCATACGGAAGCCCTGTTTTATCTTGGGGTGTTACATCTGGAAAAAAATGCCCTGGGCGAAGCGGAAAAAGCCTTCCAAAATGTTTTGGAGCAGGACAGCAGACAAATAGAAGCTCTTTCCAACCTGGGGGTGATCGCTTTAAAAAGACACCAAAACCAGTTGGCAATCGATTATTTCAGTAAGGCACTGGCCCTGGATAATGAAAATATCGAGGCACGCAACAATCTGGCTGCAACATTCATGCACCATGATCGTTTTGAAAACGCACTGATGCATTATGATGTGTTATTGCAAAAAGAACCGGATAACATTGAATATTTATACAATTCTGGGGTGGCACAAATGGCTTTAGGTCATTTAAATGAAGCTACTATTCTTTTTGATCACATTCTTGAAATTGAGCATGAGCATGCCTCCTCCCTCAATAATTTAGCCGCCATTTATCTGAAACTGGATCAAAAAAGCAAAGCAAGGGAATACCTGGAGCGTGCCCTGGCGATTAATCCTGATGATACCATAAGCGCCCATATGCTCCATGCTATTACTGGCAATGAACATGCATCAACAACGCCGGAATATGCCCAAAATTTATTTAACAACTACGCGCTTTATTATGATCACCATATGAAAAGCACATTAAACTATACCATCCCGCAACATATAGCTCGTGTAATCCATCAAATGGAATTACCAAACAATGCTCATACCCTGGATCTGGGCTGTGGGACGGGTTTAACCGGCATCGTTCTTCGGGAACTCAGCAAACATCTGACTGGAGTTGATATTTCTGCAAAAATGTTAGCTCAGGCGAAGGCTAAAGACATTTATGATAATCTGGTAGAGGCTGAACTCAATCAATTTCTGCAGCAAAACAAAGCGACCTACGATCTTGTCGTTGCCGCAGATGTCCTCCCTTATTTTGGTGAACTCGATGATTTATTTCATACCATCCGTCATCACGTGAAATCCAAAGGTTATTTTATTTTTACCGCCGAAATCAGCCTGGAAAACCCCTGGTCACTTGAAACAAGTGCCCGTTTCAGCCATCATCCTGATTACATCAAGAAATTAGCAGAACAAAATCAGTTCCAACTTATCAAACAGGAAAAAATTCCTGCCCGCATTCAGGAGAATCGGGTTTTGGAGGTTATGCTTTATATTTTAGCAGTTTGA
- a CDS encoding putative bifunctional diguanylate cyclase/phosphodiesterase — MSKPTAHVFAEALQLTSGEQKEIARKIEFETAKSFHSMVKLGAFANIFGALLYVLAIYNTTRPLILISWYVILVLANLLNVLWALRFEYKHISREKILRCRKGFLFLVILICLIWSSIGILFMSDGIHQQMTTIIFLSAVLICFSFSTAIDLTMGIVSIVCLLSPTILYHSYLIISLFHSSASRISMSIAGSFMVLGIFMLIACFVGNRIILKLFRLGYENALLNQKLENMNASLEQRVKERTEALEKSLQLVTYQATHDLLTDLPNERFLYDHINNLAEKAVKDHHKFAIACFSINNMMKINDSIGHQASATIIHRMAQRFAQLAEKNSKYFISLLRKDVFVILMDPIIDTREIEECTEDLFMVLENPVYVAQQELNLTASIGISVFPNDGRDVDTLITNAEAARTLATERGGNSVRIYNTVITADAARQLNIENQLYRAIDNNEFILNYQPFIDLRTGTISGAEALIRWNNPMLGMLSPLEFIPLAETNGMILPIGEWVISTACQQLKKWHNSGFKLVLSVNLSAKQLVQPDLVERIDEILKKLNLSPKFLELELTESNAFQNEAIPIINKFTEMGISLAIDDFGTGYSEFGNLKLFKVNKIKIDKTFIQDVDVSIDSRNIVCNTIALAHRMNIDCLAEGVETLEQIKFLKENGCFIMQGYYFSKPIDAKAFTEFLKTHSQNNYEALANW, encoded by the coding sequence ATGTCGAAGCCCACCGCACATGTATTTGCCGAAGCACTGCAACTGACTTCTGGCGAACAAAAAGAAATTGCTCGAAAAATTGAGTTTGAAACTGCAAAATCATTTCACAGCATGGTTAAACTTGGTGCTTTTGCCAATATTTTTGGTGCTCTTCTTTATGTACTTGCCATTTACAATACAACCCGCCCTCTAATCCTTATATCCTGGTATGTGATTTTGGTCCTTGCCAACTTGCTCAATGTGCTATGGGCCCTGCGTTTTGAATACAAACATATTAGCCGGGAAAAAATCCTCAGGTGTCGAAAAGGTTTTCTCTTTCTTGTCATTTTAATATGCTTAATCTGGAGCAGCATTGGGATTTTATTTATGAGCGATGGGATCCATCAACAGATGACTACCATCATCTTTTTATCCGCTGTCCTGATTTGTTTTTCCTTTTCCACAGCAATTGATTTAACCATGGGAATTGTCAGTATTGTCTGTTTGCTTAGCCCCACCATCTTATACCATTCTTATTTAATCATTAGCCTGTTTCATTCATCAGCAAGCCGAATCAGTATGTCAATTGCGGGCTCTTTTATGGTGCTTGGTATATTTATGCTCATCGCCTGCTTTGTAGGGAACCGGATTATTTTAAAATTATTTCGTTTAGGTTATGAAAATGCTTTGCTAAACCAAAAGCTGGAGAATATGAATGCTTCATTGGAACAACGCGTCAAGGAACGTACTGAAGCCCTGGAGAAATCACTCCAGTTAGTGACCTATCAAGCAACGCATGATTTATTGACCGACCTGCCTAATGAGCGTTTTCTTTATGATCACATAAATAATCTGGCTGAAAAAGCGGTGAAAGACCACCACAAATTTGCCATTGCATGTTTTTCAATAAATAATATGATGAAAATAAATGACAGTATTGGTCATCAAGCCTCTGCCACTATTATTCATCGGATGGCGCAACGTTTTGCCCAACTCGCCGAAAAAAATTCAAAATATTTCATCTCTTTATTACGCAAAGATGTATTTGTGATTTTAATGGATCCCATCATTGACACGCGAGAAATTGAAGAATGCACCGAGGATTTATTCATGGTTTTGGAAAATCCTGTTTATGTAGCCCAACAAGAATTGAATTTAACTGCAAGTATTGGCATCAGTGTATTTCCGAATGATGGAAGGGATGTAGATACCCTGATAACCAATGCTGAGGCAGCACGTACTCTGGCGACAGAGCGCGGGGGCAATAGTGTGCGCATTTACAATACAGTGATTACTGCCGATGCCGCCAGGCAGCTTAATATCGAAAACCAACTTTATCGAGCGATTGATAACAACGAATTTATTTTGAATTATCAACCATTTATTGATTTAAGGACTGGAACCATTTCTGGGGCAGAAGCCTTAATCCGTTGGAATAACCCAATGCTCGGAATGCTTTCCCCCTTGGAGTTTATTCCTTTGGCAGAAACAAACGGCATGATTCTTCCTATTGGTGAGTGGGTAATCAGTACAGCTTGCCAACAATTGAAGAAATGGCATAACAGCGGATTTAAATTAGTTTTGTCCGTTAACTTGTCAGCAAAGCAGTTGGTACAACCTGATCTCGTTGAGCGTATCGATGAAATTTTAAAAAAACTGAATCTCTCCCCCAAATTCCTTGAGCTGGAATTAACGGAGTCCAATGCTTTTCAAAATGAAGCCATTCCCATTATTAATAAATTTACCGAAATGGGTATCTCACTGGCCATTGATGATTTTGGCACCGGCTATTCGGAATTCGGAAATCTTAAATTGTTCAAAGTAAATAAAATAAAAATTGATAAAACATTCATTCAAGATGTAGATGTCAGCATTGATAGTAGAAATATCGTATGCAACACCATTGCCTTGGCTCATCGAATGAATATTGATTGTCTGGCAGAAGGTGTGGAAACACTGGAACAAATAAAATTTTTAAAAGAAAATGGATGTTTCATCATGCAAGGTTATTATTTTAGTAAACCCATAGACGCGAAAGCGTTTACCGAATTTTTAAAAACGCACTCCCAAAATAACTACGAAGCGTTGGCCAATTGGTAG